From a single Loigolactobacillus coryniformis subsp. coryniformis KCTC 3167 = DSM 20001 genomic region:
- the comGA gene encoding competence type IV pilus ATPase ComGA: protein MSITTEVIHLLRECIAAQASDLYFLPYQCSYQLQMRTTNGITLVRTLPVEQAKSWLNHLKFTAKMALSETRRPQLGARQLEIDGQTIFLRLSTVGNFQNQESLVLRFIYVQSTHAKYVLPEQFMQLATLCQRRGLVVFAGPTGSGKTTTLYELAAQLGVGKMVMAIEDPIEIFQTDFLQLQINEAAGMSYAALLKVGLRHRPDILIVGEIRDEQTANVAARAALSGHLVLSTVHARTARQVPTRLAELGIAPATLSACLTGVSYQRLLPTKQGNAVLFDIYDPIEGGESDESTWQQNLAHAVKLGQIDLATQQAFAQG from the coding sequence TTGTCAATTACAACAGAAGTAATCCACTTATTACGCGAATGTATTGCTGCACAGGCGAGTGATTTATATTTTTTACCCTATCAGTGCTCGTATCAGTTACAAATGCGCACCACTAATGGTATTACCTTGGTTCGTACTTTACCCGTTGAGCAGGCTAAATCGTGGCTAAATCATTTAAAATTTACTGCAAAAATGGCGTTAAGTGAAACTCGTCGGCCACAGTTAGGCGCTCGCCAATTGGAAATAGACGGCCAAACAATATTTTTGCGGTTGTCGACAGTCGGCAATTTTCAGAATCAAGAATCACTAGTTTTACGGTTTATTTACGTGCAGTCTACTCACGCCAAATACGTTTTACCTGAGCAGTTTATGCAACTGGCTACTTTATGCCAGCGGCGTGGCTTAGTTGTTTTTGCTGGGCCAACGGGTTCGGGTAAAACAACGACGTTATATGAGTTAGCGGCACAACTTGGTGTTGGAAAAATGGTGATGGCGATCGAGGATCCAATTGAGATTTTTCAGACGGATTTTTTACAATTACAGATCAACGAAGCAGCGGGGATGAGCTATGCTGCCTTGCTTAAAGTTGGTTTGCGCCATCGTCCAGATATCTTGATTGTCGGCGAGATTCGTGATGAGCAGACGGCTAATGTTGCGGCACGGGCAGCATTAAGTGGTCATTTAGTTTTAAGCACCGTTCATGCTCGCACAGCGCGCCAAGTCCCAACCCGTTTGGCTGAATTAGGAATTGCGCCAGCCACACTTAGTGCTTGCTTGACGGGGGTTAGCTATCAGCGTTTGTTGCCGACCAAGCAAGGTAATGCAGTGTTATTTGACATTTACGATCCAATTGAAGGAGGCGAGTCTGATGAATCGACTTGGCA